CACACCACTCTGCCCAAAAGTCTACTAGAACTGGTTTGTCAGAGTTAATAACATCAGTGTCAAAGCTAGCTTGATCTGTTTTTCCTACGTTACTCATATTCTTTCTCCTGCAAGTTTCTTAAATATTTGAACCTATAGTTCTATCTTATTAGTGAATACTTGTATAGATGTGTTATAATGAAGCATTGAGTCTATGTTGAACAATAGCAAATAATTCCATGTGTTTCTTAAGAAATCAATAGGATACAATAGCTCTATGGATAGAAAATATTTACTAAAATCTTCGATAAAAGTTGCGAGAATATCTCGCTTAGTTGCTAAAGCAATTGATTTGTTTATCGTAATGATTTTATCTGTTTTCTTTTATCCTGTAGGTATAATCTTGGCCCTTGTCTATATTGCTGTCTCAGATAGTCTGCAAAATGGTCAAAGTGTTGGAAAGAAGTTTATGGGCTTCGCCGTTATCTCTCTTGAGGACGGGACTCCTTGTAGTTTAAAGCAGTCAGTCATAAGAAATTTACCTTTTCTCATACCGTTATTTTTTGCGATTATTCCTTTTTGGGGATGGATCTTTGCTATCTTACTAGGAATTCCTCTTACAATTTTAGAAATATATCTTCTTCACAAGCTAGACTCAGGTCATAGGCTAGGAGATGTAATGGCCGATACTTCAGTTATGGCAAATGATGGCACTGCTGAGCAAATTAAAAAAAGAAAGGATAGTTGGTTTGACCCTGATGGCCAAATGACTTAGTTCCTTTTCAACTCTTTAAATTCTAGGTACATTTGACTCTCAAATTTGGGAGTTTTCATGTCAAAAAATAGATTAATCATCGTCGATATCAGTAGTTTTATTTTCAGGGCCTTTTATGCAATTCGAGTCCTTCATTCTCCAGAGGGTGTGCCTGTAAATGCCGTTCACGGTGTTCTATCAATGCTTTTAAAGCTTCTTTCAAAATACCAACCGACTCATATACTTATGGCCAGAGATACAAGTGGTGGTTCATTTCGTAATGAATTATACGATCAGTATAAGGCCAACAGATCAGCGCCTCCGGAAGATCTTATTCCTCAATTCGATTTAATTAAACAACTATTAGATCATATGGGACTACCTAGTAGTACTGTTGACGGTGTTGAGGCCGATGATTTAATTGGTTCTGCTTGCGTTCAGTGGAAAGATGAATTTGATGAAATTCTCATTGCTTCAGGTGATAAAGACTTAATGCAATTTATTGGTGGAAATATAAAAATGCTAGATACGATGAAAGATAAAATCTTTGATCGTGAAGGCGTATTTGAAAAGATGGGTGTTTACCCTGAGCAGATTGTTGATTATCTCTCTATGGTTGGAGATGCTTCAGATAATATTCCTGGAATGAAAGGAATTGGAGCAAAGGGAGCGGCTAAGCTTTTAGAAGAGCATGGATCTTTAGATAAGTGTATTGAACTTAAAGACACTTTCAAAGGTAAAAAGCTAACGAGTGCCTTTAGTGAATATCTTGAAGATGGACTTCTCTCAAAAAGTCTTGTGCAAATAAAAGTAGATGTAGACTTAGGACTTAGTCCACAAGAGAGTCAGTTCTCATTCTATCCTGAGGATTCACTTTTTACATTTCTAAAAGGCCTTGGCTTTAAATCTGCTCTTTTAAAACTTGAAGATATGAAATTTGCTCATCATCAAGCACAGCAAGGTGGTCAGTTTGTAGCAACTGATCCTGAGGTTAAGATAGAAATAGCGCCACTTGATGATAGCGTTATTATTCAGCTTGAAGCTTCTAAAATTGTTGGAATTGATTTCCAATTTTCTAGTAATAATCCACATGATTTAGAGGTGCTTGCCCTGTCAGCATCTATTGAAAATAATAAGGCCTTTCACGTTAAAGGCCCAGATGCGAATGAGTTGGCCATTAAATTATTAAGTAGTTCTCAACTAAATTTGGCAACAGTTGATTATAAGAGCGTTTTATACTTTTCATTCTTAAATGAGTTTGAAATCAATGCAGTCATTTTCGATTCAGTACAGGCCCAATTTGTATGTAACCCAGGTGAGAAGAATACTCTAGAGTATCTAAGTGAGAAATATACTGGCTCTGGGGTTGAAGGTTTTGATAAGAAAATGGCAACAGTTCAAGAAAATGACGATGAAACAATTTCGAAAGTAAGTGCATCGCGCGCTCATGCTCTTTTTAGAATACATAAACTTCAAGAAGAAGAACTATTAGAAAAAGAACTGATGAACTTATATACAGATATTGATAATAGGTTAACTCCAGTTCTTGCAAAGATGGAATATACTGGTGTTCATATTAATGATAACTTTTTTCAAGAATATGAAAAAGAATTACAAATAAAAATCGATGATATTCAACAAAAGATTAATGAATTTAGTGAAAAACCTGTAAATATAAATTCTCCTAAACAAGTTGGTGCTTTCTTATTTGATGAGTTGGGACTGCCTGTAGGGAAGAAGACTAAAACAGGCTATTCTACTGACTCATCAGTCTTAGAAGATCTCGCGTCGAAAAATATAAGTGAAGTGCCTGCTTTAATACTAGAGTACCGTGAAGTTGGAAAGCTTCAGTCAACTTATGTAAAAGCAATTCCTTTATTGAAAAATAGTGTTACGGGTAGAATTCATACTCACTTGAATCAAAATATTGCTGCAACAGGAAGACTTTCTTCCACAGATCCGAACCTTCAAAATATTCCAATACGTTCTGAAAACGGAAGAAGGATAAGAAAAGGTTTTATTGCGGGTCCTGGAAAGCTTCTCTTGGCAGCAGATTATTCTCAGGTAGAACTAAGGCTCTTAGCACATTTTTCAAAAGATAAAACAATGATTGAGGCCTTTAAAAAAGGAATTGATATCCATAAGAGAACAGCTTCAGAGATAATGGGGGTTCCTCTTGAGGATGTTCAGTCATCTGATCGTTCTAAGGCCAAGGCCGTAAACTTCGGCTTAATGTATGGACAATCATCTTTTGGTTTAGCTTCGGCGCTAAAAATCTCTCGAAAAGAGGCCAAAGACTATATAACAAATTACTTTGAAAGATTTTCAAGAGTAAAAGCTTATTTAGATGAATTAAAAGAAGAGTGTGAAAAGACGGGCTACTCAATTACTCTTAAGGGAAGAAAGAGATACCTCGCAGATATTCATTCTACTAATAGAACAATTAAGGCAAATGCTGAGCGTATTGCTATCAATAGTCCTATTCAAGGGACTGCCGCAGATATTATAAAAATTGCGATGATCAATATTCAAGCAATAATGGAAAAAGAAAACTTAAAGTCTAAGATGATTCTTCAAGTTCACGATGAACTTATATTTGAAGTAGTTGAAGAAGAACTAGAACAGATGAAGACGATTCTTAAAGAGGGGATGGAGAATGTCGTTTCTCTAGAAGTTCCGCTTGATGTTGATATGGGAATTGGTGTTAACTGGTACGATCTAAAATAAAAAAAATCCACTACCCAAGGTCTAGAAAGGTAGTGGACTTTATAAAGCTTTCATCTGTATTTATTAAGCAGATGTAAGCTCTTTAAATTGATAGTCTTGGCTTTCTATTTCGGAATTACTCTTTTTCTTTTTTAACAGGCATTCAATCTTTTCAAATATTTTTTTATCATCAAAGTGAGAGTAATTAATAATATCTTCAATTTGATACTTATTTAATTCTTCAATGTCGTCAGATTCAGTTATATATAAAATTTTAGGAATTTTATTATAGCTACTTTCCGAATTAACAATTTTTAACCATTCAAGAGAGCTCATATCCTTAAACTCTTTACCTATAAGAATACAGTGTGGAGAGTCTCTATAAATTAAATTAAGAGCAGCATCTCCATACTCACAAGTTATAGTATTAGCACCAATTCCATTTAGAAAGTCTTTCCATATTCCTAACTCCATTGGAGATTTTGAAACAACGAGTATTTTCTTTCCTGAAATGGCAGTTGAAGAATGATTGATTTTTTCACTTTCGCTAATGATCTTGATTCGCTGATTAATAACTTCGAGATCATTTTCTAGTTTGTACTTTAACTTACAACAAGTTCCAAGATCCTCTATCGAGCTCCATTCAACTGAACCACCAAGCTCTTGAACCATTGATCTAATAACCTGAGTTCCTTGCCCGTGTCCTTCTCCGTCTTGTGAAGTGTAGCCAAAACCTATTCTTTCAAGAACGTCTCTATTCATTCCGGCGCCATTATCTTTGATATTTAACTGAAGATGACTTTCTTTAAGTTTGTACTCTATGAGTATTCGTGTTGCTCCAGCATTTTTGGCATTTTCAATGCAATTACAAAGAATACGATCATTAGAGTAAGAATTTAGATTAACCCATGCATCTGTCTCGATGTCATTTCTATACTCTATTTCAATGTCGTATAGAGAGCTTAGAGATTGTATTTTGAAAAATTCATTTTCTTTAATAGTTAAAATATTTTCTAATGGAAGTTTTCTTTTTACAGTGGAAGACTTCTCTTTTAATAGAGACAAAAGCTTAACACTTTCTTCTATTGAAGATTTTAATCTAATAATATCTTTGTGATCCTTTCCAAGAAGATTAGAAAGATTTCTGTTAATTGCTTTTGAGATAGCTAATTTATTTGCGATGTCGTGAATGATACCTTTTAGGTTTTCCATAGATTACTCTTGTTACAATCGTTGTAGTGCTTGGTCTTCATGACCAGTAATTTAGAGATAGTTTATACAATTGAAGTGGATGTTTAACTTAATTTAATATAAATTAATTTTGTGGAAGAGGCTTCCAAACTTAAGCTTATTTACATTTGTTTGCGTCAGAAAAACGGAATCGCCGACAGATCGATAAGAACGTTGTCTAGAATGTTGGAGCAAATTTCTAAATTTCTATTTTGAATCCCGATCTATTAAGTACCTCTTAGGCCTAAGAAAAATATATTTTTAAAAAATGACCTCGAAAAAAGCTAGAATTAGTGGGGTTTTACGGCCTTTGTCATAAATCTTGCGTTGCGTTTTTGTATGTGTTTACAACGCTTTAAGTGACTAAGTGTTAGTCTCACTAAAATATTTGAAATAATTTTGACGATACACCCTTGACAGTGGTTCAATCGCTATTATTTTTGACTAGTAAATTTAATAAAAACAAATAATTAAAGATATGAACCTTAAGGAGGAACTATGCAAGTAAGACCACTACAAGACAGAGTGTTAGTGAAAAGACTAGGTGAAGAAACTAAGACTGCTGGTGGAATTATTATTCCAGACAACCATGCTGAAAAGCCAATTCAAGGTGAAGTTATTTCTGTTGGTCCAGGTTATAGAAACCAAGATGGATCTTTTAGAGCACTTGAAGTTAAGGCCGGAGATAAAGTTCTTTTCGGAAAGTATGCTGGAACAGATGTAAAAGTAGAAGGAAACGACTTTCTTATAATGAAAGAAGATGACCTACTTGGTGTTTTACAATAATTAAAATTTAACTTTTAGGAGAATATATCATGGCAAAAGAATTAAAATATAGCGAAGACGCAAGAACACTAATCCTTAATGGAGTTAATACTTTAGCAAACGCTGTTAAAGTTACTCTAGGGCCAAAAGGTCGTAACGTAATCATTCAAAAGTCATTTGGTGCTCCTCATATTACTAAAGATGGTGTTTCTGTAGCAAAAGAAATTGAGCTAGAGAACAACTTTGAAAATATGGGCGCGCAAATGGTTAAAGAAGTTGCTCAAAAAACTAACGAAGATGCAGGGGATGGTACGACTACTGCAACAGTTCTAGCTCAGGCCATTTACAGAGAAGGGATCAAGTTAGTTACTGCTGGTCATAATCCAATGGACCTTAAAAGAGGTGTTGATATTGCAGTTGAGAAAATTATTACTAAGCTAAAAGAAATGTCTAAGGAAGTTAAGTCTTCTGAAGAGATCGCTCAAGTTGGTACTATCTCTGCAAATAACGATACAGAAATTGGAACTCTAATTTCTGAAGCGATGGCAAAAGTTGGAAACAATGGTGTTATCACTATTGAAGAGTCTAAGACTGCTGAGACTACACTTGATGTAGTTGAAGGTATGCAATTTGATAGAGGTTATCTATCTCCATACTTCGTAACTAATCCAGAGAAAATGGAAGTTAACTTTGATTCTCCATTAATTCTTATCACTGACAAGAAAATTGCAAGCATGAAAGAACTTGTTCCAGTACTTGAAAAAGTTGTTCAAGCTTCTAGACCGCTTCTTATTATTGCTGAAGATGTTGAAGGTGAAGCTTTAACAACTTTAGTTGTTAATAAGCTAAGAGGAACACTTAATGTTTGTGCTGTTAAAGCTCCTGGATTTGGTGATAGAAGAAAAGAAATGTTAAAAGATATTGCAACACTTACTGGTGGAACAGTTATTTCTGAAGAATTAGGAATGACTCTTGAAACTGCTGACGTTGCTCACCTAGGATCTGCTAAGAAAATCACTATTGATAAAGAAAATGCAACTATCGTTGATGGTTCTGGTGATAAAGATGCTGTTGATGCAAGAGTTGCAACTATTCAAAAACAAATTGAAGAAACTTCTTCTGACTATGACAAAGAAAAACTACAAGAAAGACTTGCAAAGCTTTCAGGTGGAGTTGCTGTAATTAATGTTGGAGCACCAACTGAGTCAGAAATGAAAGAAAAGAAAGACAGAGTTGAAGATGCATTAAATGCAACGAGAGCTGCTGTTGAAGAAGGAATTGTTGTTGGTGGTGGAGCTGCTTTAGTTCATGCTGCAACTGTTCTTGAAGGTCTTGAAGGATCAAATGCTGAAGAAACTTTTGGTATTAAGATTGTTAAGAGATCTGTTGAAGAGCCATTAAGACAAATTGCGATCAATGCAGGACTTGAAGGTTCAGTAGTGGTTAATGATGTTAGAACTAAAGGTGATGTTACTTACGGTTATAATGCAAGACTTGACAAGTACGAAGACCTTGTTGCTGCTGGAATTATTGATCCAACAAAGGTAACTAGATCTGCACTTCAAAATGCAGCTTCTGTTTCGGGACTAATGCTTACAACAGAAACAATGATTGCTGATCTTCCTAAAGATGATGCCGCTCCTGCTGGAATGCCAGGTGGAATGGGTGGAATGGGCGGAATGCCAGGAATGATGTAATTCATTACTAAATTTTATCTAAATAAGGGGCCACTTCTGTGGCCCTTTTTTTCGGAGAGATGTGATTTGTGAAACTGGTTAATTCGACAATAGAAGATCTTGAAGATATTTATAAAGTAGTAAGTTTAGATAATAAGTATTTTGATGAAGAGTTCCCAAGTTTTCTTCAAAACTTCAAAAGAATAGAGAAGAAATATAATTGTTCGTATTCGCATATTGAAGACAATGGAGAACTTGTTTGTTGCATCAGGTTTATGGATCATCCTTTTGCAAGTAACTCTACAAAAATAATTAATATTTGGGCAAGAGCTGACTATCGGAATGTGGCGACACTTAAGAAACTCTACGATTTTAGTATATCGAATTTTCCACAAAAAGAATTATCAGCAGCTGTTTACGAAGATGAAAAATGGAAGTTGGACTTTTATAAGTCTTTATCAATGCAAGAAGAGTCTAGGTTATGGCGTTCTTATATGAACCCTCAGCTTTATAAGAAAGTTGAACTAGATAATGACTTGATTCGATTTGAATCATTTGAGAAATTTCTTTGTTGTGATGAGAATTTTATAAAGTTTTACCACTTAGATCGAGAGCTCGTAAAATTGATTCCTGCTGAGTTTCCAATGGAAGAACTTAGTTATGATCACTTTAGAGAGATAATTGATAACTCGAAGTTAGATAGTTCTCTAAGCTTTGTCGCATACTATAATGATGAATTGGCCGGAATGTGTACAGTTGCGTTGGATGCTTCTAAGGCCTCAGTTATGCTCACCGGAGTAAGAAAGAAGTTTCACGGGCTAGGGATAGGTTTTGCTTTAAAGCAAGAAGCAACTTTAGCATGTAAAGATAGAGGTATTGAATATATCTCTACGATGAATGATGCTTCAAATCTTCCAATGCTTGCTCTAAATAAAAAATTTAGCTTCACAAAAGAAATCACGAAGGTGGTTCTGAAGAAAGTAATTGCTTAAGTTGTTGAAAAGATAGACTTTTTATAAAGTGACTAATATCTCCAAATACATTAAAATAAGCCAGAATATTTTTAAAGGTGATAATAGAAATGGAAGATAATAATCAAGATGTTGTAATCGATCCTTCGGTTGAAAAGTTAAACAAAATTAAAAAAGAAATCCTTTCGTGGATTTATATTATTGTTAGTGTCTTTGCTTTTAAGTCTACATTCTTTGAGCCAAATCATATTCCTTCCGGATCACTTCTACCTACCAATGCGATTGGTGACTTTATTTTAGTTAACAAAATGTCTTATGGTTTAAAGGTTCCTTACTCTGATTTATTTGGTGACCCTTGGTATATTACAACGCCAAGCCATCCAGAAAGAGGGGAAATTATAGTTTTTAGATATCCAAAAGATAGAAATATACTCTTTGTAAAAAGAGTGATTGGTGTACCAGGTGATGAGATTGAAGTTTATAATAACAAAGTCTATCTTAATGGTAAGCTAGTTGAAACAAGAGCTGTTGATAAGAGTAAGTATATTGACCTCTTCGATGATAAGTTTGATAAGAAAAATATCGAGTTTGAAGAAGTTACTTTAGGTGAGAAGAAATTTGTTACCGCTGTTAACAATTCTATGCCGTATCATTTAAATATTGAAAAAGTTACAGTTCCTAAAGATAGCTTCTTCGTAATGGGTGATAATAGAGATTACTCAAGTGACTCTAGGTATTGGGGATTTGTTCCATTTGGACACGTTCGCGGTAGAGCAATGTTTGTTTGGTTCAGTATGGTTTATCCATGGTCACAGGAAAAGTTTCACTTTAGACCATGGAGAATAGGAACGACTCTTTAGTTTCTTGTTCTACGTTCGAGCTCAGCAATGAGCTCGGAAGTTTCTATACTTCTAAGTAAGTCTTCTTTGTCTTTCTCTAGATAAACTTCACTTTTTCTATTTCCGGCCTTGTAGAGTAGTGACATATATTGTTTTCTCTCAAGTGCATAGCCTCCTAATTTAGGGTAGAGGTCTTCATGGGTCATTTGAAGCTTAGTAAGCATATCATTTGGGTCCATTCCTGCTCTTGAGCTATACATAAAGAACATGGCCTGAGGGAGTACGAAGTATTCTTTTAATTCATTTTTCATAACCAATTTATAGGAAATTATTATCTAAGTGGAAAGGAAGAATTGGCCTTATTACAAAATAGTTGATTAAATTGGCCCGCATATTAAGATTGTAGAAATAAAATAACAATATTTAGTGAAACTAGTGAGAATCTAGTGCTGTCCGGCAACGGTGATGACATAAGTCTAAGTCCGATCCTACATATTGTTCTAATCTATCCCTGGGAGGAATCATGTCAAAAAGAATTGTAGTGTTTGCACTAATGAGCAGTTTTTCAGTCTTTGGTAAACAGTCAGTTACAGTAACAGCAGAAAAAATTGAAAGATCTTATGATGAGACAACTAGTAATGTTCAAGTCATTGATCTCGAAGAAATTGAGAAATCTCAAACTACAAATTTAGCAGACTTAATAGAGAAGAAAAGTGGACTCTTTGTAAATTCAAATGGGAGTTACGGGAAGTCTACGTCACTTTTTCTTCGCGGTGCAGACTCAAGCTTTACTTTAATTGTTATTGATGGAGTTGAATACAATGACAAGAGCTCTGTTGGTGGTGGATCAGTTCTAGATCATATTGACCTATCAAATGTAGAGAAAGTTGAAATTTTAAAAGGTTCTCAAAGTGTTCTCTACGGCTCAGATGCAATGGCCGGTGTGATTAATATAACGACGAAAAATCCTAAAGGAACAAAAGAGGCCTTAGGTTCAGTAAGTTACGGAAGTTTTAAAAATAAAAGAGCAAGCTTTAGCGCAAGAAACTCTGGGAAGCGAGTGGACTACTCTATGGGTCTGAGTTTTCAAGATGTAGAAGGAATTTCATCTTATAATGAAGATAGAGTTATTATGGCCGAAAAGGATGGTTATAATAACTTAACTGCCTCATTTAAGGCGACAACATCGATATCAACCAAAGATGAGCTTTCTCTTAGCATTCGATCCGTTAAGGCTGAAAGTGATTTTGATGCGTCGACGGCCGATAAACTTGATTATGTGGGTAGAGATGCACAAACCATTTCAAGTCTTTTTTACAAGTATAAGGCAACGAAAGTGTGGGAGCCCAAACTTAAAGTCTCTCATAATAAGTCTGATAGACTTTCGAATTCATTTTCTTTATCACGATTAGTTTCTAAGGTTAATAAGGTTGAGTTGGAGAACCCTTTTGTTCTCAGTAAGGCACTAACATTGTTAAATGGCTTTGAGTACGAGAAGACTAAAGCAAGCATTGGTACAATTGATAATAAGAAAAACTTTGAGTCAGTAGCAGGCTATCTAGATGCTCATGGTAAGTTCCAGAAGCTTAGTTTACATGGTGGTGTGCGCTGGACAAATGAAAGTACTTATTCTTATAGAGTTGTCTGGAAAATTGGAGCTTCATATCCAGTATTTAAGAAAACGGATTTAAAGATAAATGCTTCAACAGGTTTTAAGTCTCCAAGTTTATATCAGCTATATAGTAATTTCGGTAATACCGCTCTAAGTCCTACTCAAAGTGAGAGTTTTGATCTTTCTATCACACAATTTATTCTTTCTTCAAAATTTGAGCTGACTTACTTTAATGACAATTACGATAATATTATTGATTTTGATTCAGTTTCTAATAGGTATGAAAATATATCTAAAGCAGACATAGAGGGATTTGAATTAAACTACTTTGGTGAAAGCCGCTCTTTTGATTGGAAAGTAGGAACAACTCTATTAAGTGCAATAAATAACTCGACTGGAAAAGAAGGTCAGTACCTTCCACGAAGACCAAGGCAAAAATATAATGCAAGTTTAGGTTGGAATGGATTTGAAAAGTTTAATAGTATTGTTGATTTCTCTTATGTTGGAGAAAGAGAAAATAGTGACTTTGATACTATTGTTCTGTCGTCATACTTTCTGGTAGATCTGAGATTTTCTTATGAACTTGGAGTTGATGATAAAGTATTGTTTAAAGTAGGAAATCTCTTTGATAGAAAGTACGAGCAAGTTTATGGCTATGGAACACCTGGTATTAACTTCAATTTAACCTGGAAATTTAATATTTGAATTTACGTATAGTTTTGATTTCATCTTTTATCTCGTTAGTAGGACATAGTTTTATCTTTGTTCGCTCATCTGTTGAAAGTTCGTCAGTTTTGACGAGCTTTTCCTCAAAGAAATCTAGTGTGAAAGTCTCCTTTAGAGAAATAAAAAAAAAGAAGAAAATATTAAAGCCTATGAAGAAAAAGAGTATCTCTAAAGAGAATACTAAGAAATCTGTTCCTTTAAAGAATTTAGAAGTTGAACAGGCAAGTGTAGAGGCAAAGGTTTTAAATAAGATTATTCCAAAATATCCGCGTAAATCCAGAGTGTTTCGAGAAGAAGGAGTGGTCTTGTTGAAAGTCATTGTTGGCAATGATGGACGAGCGATTCGATCTGAACTGCTAAGCTCTAGTGGTTATGAACGTTTAGATGAAGCTGCACGAGAAGCGGCACTTGCCAGCGAGTATGAAAGAGTGACTAATAATGACTCTATTAATAGTCATATAGAATTAGAGTTCAAATTTGAACTCACTGAGTAATTAGGTATACTGAATTATGATTAAAATTCTTGGAATATTTTTCTTTCTTTTTTCTAGTGCTACCTTTTCCTACGAACGAGTAGTCTCTACTGTTCCTAGCATAACAGAAATACTTATTAGTTTAGGATTAGAGGAGAAAGTGATCGGAGTGAGTAGGTATTGCTTTTTTGATAATGATGTCTGTAAGAAAAATAAAATAGGAACGTCAATTGATCTTAACTATGAAAAGATCTTAACTCTTAGACCTGACTTAGTTCTTTTGAGTGCGAGTACAAAGACAAGCT
The window above is part of the Halobacteriovorax sp. HLS genome. Proteins encoded here:
- a CDS encoding co-chaperone GroES; translation: MQVRPLQDRVLVKRLGEETKTAGGIIIPDNHAEKPIQGEVISVGPGYRNQDGSFRALEVKAGDKVLFGKYAGTDVKVEGNDFLIMKEDDLLGVLQ
- the polA gene encoding DNA polymerase I; this encodes MSKNRLIIVDISSFIFRAFYAIRVLHSPEGVPVNAVHGVLSMLLKLLSKYQPTHILMARDTSGGSFRNELYDQYKANRSAPPEDLIPQFDLIKQLLDHMGLPSSTVDGVEADDLIGSACVQWKDEFDEILIASGDKDLMQFIGGNIKMLDTMKDKIFDREGVFEKMGVYPEQIVDYLSMVGDASDNIPGMKGIGAKGAAKLLEEHGSLDKCIELKDTFKGKKLTSAFSEYLEDGLLSKSLVQIKVDVDLGLSPQESQFSFYPEDSLFTFLKGLGFKSALLKLEDMKFAHHQAQQGGQFVATDPEVKIEIAPLDDSVIIQLEASKIVGIDFQFSSNNPHDLEVLALSASIENNKAFHVKGPDANELAIKLLSSSQLNLATVDYKSVLYFSFLNEFEINAVIFDSVQAQFVCNPGEKNTLEYLSEKYTGSGVEGFDKKMATVQENDDETISKVSASRAHALFRIHKLQEEELLEKELMNLYTDIDNRLTPVLAKMEYTGVHINDNFFQEYEKELQIKIDDIQQKINEFSEKPVNINSPKQVGAFLFDELGLPVGKKTKTGYSTDSSVLEDLASKNISEVPALILEYREVGKLQSTYVKAIPLLKNSVTGRIHTHLNQNIAATGRLSSTDPNLQNIPIRSENGRRIRKGFIAGPGKLLLAADYSQVELRLLAHFSKDKTMIEAFKKGIDIHKRTASEIMGVPLEDVQSSDRSKAKAVNFGLMYGQSSFGLASALKISRKEAKDYITNYFERFSRVKAYLDELKEECEKTGYSITLKGRKRYLADIHSTNRTIKANAERIAINSPIQGTAADIIKIAMINIQAIMEKENLKSKMILQVHDELIFEVVEEELEQMKTILKEGMENVVSLEVPLDVDMGIGVNWYDLK
- a CDS encoding RDD family protein, whose protein sequence is MDRKYLLKSSIKVARISRLVAKAIDLFIVMILSVFFYPVGIILALVYIAVSDSLQNGQSVGKKFMGFAVISLEDGTPCSLKQSVIRNLPFLIPLFFAIIPFWGWIFAILLGIPLTILEIYLLHKLDSGHRLGDVMADTSVMANDGTAEQIKKRKDSWFDPDGQMT
- a CDS encoding GNAT family N-acetyltransferase → MKLVNSTIEDLEDIYKVVSLDNKYFDEEFPSFLQNFKRIEKKYNCSYSHIEDNGELVCCIRFMDHPFASNSTKIINIWARADYRNVATLKKLYDFSISNFPQKELSAAVYEDEKWKLDFYKSLSMQEESRLWRSYMNPQLYKKVELDNDLIRFESFEKFLCCDENFIKFYHLDRELVKLIPAEFPMEELSYDHFREIIDNSKLDSSLSFVAYYNDELAGMCTVALDASKASVMLTGVRKKFHGLGIGFALKQEATLACKDRGIEYISTMNDASNLPMLALNKKFSFTKEITKVVLKKVIA
- the groL gene encoding chaperonin GroEL (60 kDa chaperone family; promotes refolding of misfolded polypeptides especially under stressful conditions; forms two stacked rings of heptamers to form a barrel-shaped 14mer; ends can be capped by GroES; misfolded proteins enter the barrel where they are refolded when GroES binds), with product MAKELKYSEDARTLILNGVNTLANAVKVTLGPKGRNVIIQKSFGAPHITKDGVSVAKEIELENNFENMGAQMVKEVAQKTNEDAGDGTTTATVLAQAIYREGIKLVTAGHNPMDLKRGVDIAVEKIITKLKEMSKEVKSSEEIAQVGTISANNDTEIGTLISEAMAKVGNNGVITIEESKTAETTLDVVEGMQFDRGYLSPYFVTNPEKMEVNFDSPLILITDKKIASMKELVPVLEKVVQASRPLLIIAEDVEGEALTTLVVNKLRGTLNVCAVKAPGFGDRRKEMLKDIATLTGGTVISEELGMTLETADVAHLGSAKKITIDKENATIVDGSGDKDAVDARVATIQKQIEETSSDYDKEKLQERLAKLSGGVAVINVGAPTESEMKEKKDRVEDALNATRAAVEEGIVVGGGAALVHAATVLEGLEGSNAEETFGIKIVKRSVEEPLRQIAINAGLEGSVVVNDVRTKGDVTYGYNARLDKYEDLVAAGIIDPTKVTRSALQNAASVSGLMLTTETMIADLPKDDAAPAGMPGGMGGMGGMPGMM
- a CDS encoding ATP-binding protein, translating into MENLKGIIHDIANKLAISKAINRNLSNLLGKDHKDIIRLKSSIEESVKLLSLLKEKSSTVKRKLPLENILTIKENEFFKIQSLSSLYDIEIEYRNDIETDAWVNLNSYSNDRILCNCIENAKNAGATRILIEYKLKESHLQLNIKDNGAGMNRDVLERIGFGYTSQDGEGHGQGTQVIRSMVQELGGSVEWSSIEDLGTCCKLKYKLENDLEVINQRIKIISESEKINHSSTAISGKKILVVSKSPMELGIWKDFLNGIGANTITCEYGDAALNLIYRDSPHCILIGKEFKDMSSLEWLKIVNSESSYNKIPKILYITESDDIEELNKYQIEDIINYSHFDDKKIFEKIECLLKKKKSNSEIESQDYQFKELTSA
- a CDS encoding TonB-dependent siderophore receptor, which translates into the protein MSKRIVVFALMSSFSVFGKQSVTVTAEKIERSYDETTSNVQVIDLEEIEKSQTTNLADLIEKKSGLFVNSNGSYGKSTSLFLRGADSSFTLIVIDGVEYNDKSSVGGGSVLDHIDLSNVEKVEILKGSQSVLYGSDAMAGVINITTKNPKGTKEALGSVSYGSFKNKRASFSARNSGKRVDYSMGLSFQDVEGISSYNEDRVIMAEKDGYNNLTASFKATTSISTKDELSLSIRSVKAESDFDASTADKLDYVGRDAQTISSLFYKYKATKVWEPKLKVSHNKSDRLSNSFSLSRLVSKVNKVELENPFVLSKALTLLNGFEYEKTKASIGTIDNKKNFESVAGYLDAHGKFQKLSLHGGVRWTNESTYSYRVVWKIGASYPVFKKTDLKINASTGFKSPSLYQLYSNFGNTALSPTQSESFDLSITQFILSSKFELTYFNDNYDNIIDFDSVSNRYENISKADIEGFELNYFGESRSFDWKVGTTLLSAINNSTGKEGQYLPRRPRQKYNASLGWNGFEKFNSIVDFSYVGERENSDFDTIVLSSYFLVDLRFSYELGVDDKVLFKVGNLFDRKYEQVYGYGTPGINFNLTWKFNI
- the lepB gene encoding signal peptidase I, encoding MEDNNQDVVIDPSVEKLNKIKKEILSWIYIIVSVFAFKSTFFEPNHIPSGSLLPTNAIGDFILVNKMSYGLKVPYSDLFGDPWYITTPSHPERGEIIVFRYPKDRNILFVKRVIGVPGDEIEVYNNKVYLNGKLVETRAVDKSKYIDLFDDKFDKKNIEFEEVTLGEKKFVTAVNNSMPYHLNIEKVTVPKDSFFVMGDNRDYSSDSRYWGFVPFGHVRGRAMFVWFSMVYPWSQEKFHFRPWRIGTTL